GTTTTCATGGTAAAATTTTTATTGAGGCAGACGACCAACTTAAAAAGCGCATTACCAAAAAGTGTACTCcatccgtttcacaaagaatgacctggtttgacttggcacagagtttaagtaaataaagaagacttttgaatcttgtggtcctaaattaaagttatgtcaaatgtataaaattgcccttaatcttgtggtcttaaacatgtcacgtggaaagcaaaaagtaaaatgttaccaaaaaaggaaagaggtcattctttttgaaactaactaaaaaggaaaggaggttattctttgtgaaacggagagagtattatttttctttccctAGATCTTTTATTGGATTTTTCTAGTAAGATTTTAttgttaacttttttttattaactctCGATATTTTTATTGTGTCACAGTTGAGGTATTTGTCACTTCAATAGCTCTATTTATTACTAAAATATACTCTCTGGTCCATATTAAGTAAATTTGTGAGGCAATGCACactcattaagaaaaaaaattagaacacAATTGAACATCACTTTTCACTTTTGCCTTTTTAGTTATTCTCAAGCTATTCTTGAAAATAGAAatgtttcaaaataaaattataaatgtgAGCAATATAACTCTTTTggacttttcacttcaaaaatgtaaatgaaaaacaaaaatagaagaaattttCTATGACTCTCTTGAATATTCAACAATTAACTCATACTGAActcaaaaaaatgtttaaaaaaattcaattattatgaACTAGAGGGAGTACAAGATCACTATtctaataaaattgaaaaaacaaggGCAAAAATATAATGGCTTGCACAGCAATAGGGACATAAGTGTGATTAATAAAATGTCATTTGGTTTTTCCATCAATCGAAATAAGGGTACAACTTTTGATTACTCAATTTACCAGACCTATTTAGAAATAATACGaataaatgtcaaaaatacCCTCATAGTAGATAGAAGAATAAAGGCATTCTCTGAATGCGATTTATAAATCTCTTTTGCATATATgataaattaattctttttatagAAACAAAATTCACGATCTAGTGATTcaatataaagttttttttttttactttatcataattgattaaatatgtattttattatatttactatttaatCAACTTATAAACTATGATAAATTGTATTGATTTGATACAAACACTTTTACCGACTATAATAACcctaaaaatctaaaaaaaaatttgtgtgAAACTgtactataatatataaataaataaaatgatcaaATGCTAAAAATCTACATGTACCTTTGTCTTCCTTAATGACCTATCATACTCCAAAAGGGCACCAAGAAAATCGAACGTGACATAAAAGAATTGGACCACAAATCATCAAAGACATTGTCATTTTACTATCGAGATTCTCAAGACAATATTTTCTTGTATCATTTATATATTTCATCATTATTATCATTCTTTGTTTCGTTATATTTAATGAACGATAAATGAAATTTACAATCGATAAAACATATCGATGATATCAAaccaaattaagaaaataaaaattgagtaaGGAGCTCAATCGCAATTAGTAAAACTCAATTCAGAAAATCTTGAACATCAACACAAGcctaataagaaaaaaaaagaaaaatttgatcTCACactttatttttagtatgaATAAATAATTCACCATAGAGCTCCAAGGTTTGGAACATGGTGATTCTACACGAATAAAGTAACTACAAAATAttatacttttacttgaaaCCTTGgaataatgataaaattatttttgtgtgtgaCCTATTAATCACGTATTCAAATTGTGGAAACAACTTGCACCAATACTTGTACTCGAGTAAGTTGTATCTACGTCGACCGTTTCATTTCAAAATATGTTTTGTGTATCGAGCTGCCTTTCAGAAATATTATACTTGAATTGGACAAGGATAGCCTTTCAAAGTCTCTTCTTGTTTAGAATTTGTACCATTATTCCCTTCCACAAAGGCATTGTACCTTAAAATAAATGCCAATAACAAAACAACCCATTCCaagcaaaatatcaaaatagaCAATCCACCAATCAATTTCAAAATCACAACACCATTCTCTTCTCTAACATAAGACTTTAATTCCCCtaaaaagtcataactctttgtGAAAATAAACACAGAAGACGATCCTTGAAATATTGCCGTTAAAACGGTAGATACCATATGTATGGCATACCAATTGTTGGACCCCACTAGGGTTGCAGTGTCTGTGCAACCGGGCATTGCACCCGCGATTGTGAGAATGTGGAGGAGGATGAAAAGGCCACCGTATAACGATGGGATTAGGCGTAAAGAGAGGGTAAGGAAGATACAACTAGACGATGCACTTAAGAGAATATAATTGGTTAAACGAAATATTTGGTGAGATGGATGACAGTGAGACTTGAACTCAGTTGAAGTGACGATGGGAAGAGCACCCattgaattgaattttgatgaagaaatttgaaattttgaatggaATTTAGAAATTGTTAGTGATTTTGGAGGTAGAAAGATGGGAGTATTTAAATAAGTGATTTGATAATGTATTTAGCCGTTTAATTAATGATTAACGGCTAGTTGAAATATTGGGGAAAAGCAAAATCCAACGGCACAAACACAGCATTAATAGATCTggatcttaattttttttttttaatgatttgtcATACAAAATCACATTACCCCCTTAACATTGTGGGTTTGAAAACATTAATACCCTCTTCACATTTTGGATGGAACAATAAATCAAAAACTATCTAATTAGacaatatttctattatatttattaattatttctatagtttaaaataattatatattgtctcactaattaataatttaatatcaaATCTCAAGTCAAATACACTCTGAAGTACAAATACATAGGGAGAGAAGTGAGCGAGAGAGGGAaaggggagagaggcgagcaaaaTAGGAGAGAAGCGAGCGAGTGAgtcagatacatgcgaatccactTGAATATAGTGTATCTAGACAAATTATACCTAATTTTGATCCATGTATCTAGACGCGCTAGTACATATATTTGGGGATCGAAATCTGACACGAATGACAATTTTGAGAACTCAcgaaaaaatacataatttaacgATTTATATCATTTGCCCAACAATAAACCCATTAATACGAAGTCAATGGCTAAAAATGAGTTGAAAGCATAATTACGTACAACTCGTAATATAATGTACTTCATCATCTAACGTAGATTTAAAAATTTACATCGTCTTTCgtatttttctctctcctcactTTTAGtttctactttttaaaaaaaattcaaaatactttcatgACAGATCTAAAGGCCAACTCGATTTTTCTTCATgataaagatatttttgaactttattgctttctttttttccctATGATTATGTCGttatttattgttgtatttAGATTTTTAACGAGCCACGTCATCTATAAATATTTAAGAGCAGTGttatgaaataatataattatggtgaatttccATTAACTCCTCAGAAGTTATTTCCACTACTCTACTCTATGTGGTATAGTTAATTCTCTACTATTTTTCACCATTATAATTTAACTCTCACGTCTTTTAACCTCCTGTCTCACGTCCTTTAACCTCCTGCATAATTTTCATGATTGATGTCATATTTTGATAACCTTTTATATGCCTCTATAGACACTATAAACAGATGCAACAAAGCTCATATTATAAACGcttgaaaggaagaagaaagtcATCTTAAATTATTTCTCTTATTCTATATAGTTTCTCTTGTTTTTATAGTGTTATTCGTGTTTTTGGTACAAAAGGATTTTATATACTACAACTTAATATGTGTCATTACATTGAAGTGGCAGAGCAGTACTACTACTAGCACTACAAGAAATACAACTTTTAGTGGCAACTCTCTGTGGCGACACATATAGTTGCCCAAATGTATGGCTTATTGTGGCGATTAACAAAGTTGCCACAAAAACTGGAGGCTATAGTTGCGACACCTATTGTCGCAACAAAACGTAGGCGACTTAATTCATGTCGTCAGTAAAATGGAGCTTATGCAATAATCTTTTATGTCGCCAGAAATTTCTTTATGTTGATAAAATAAGACATTGTATGTCAATTTAACTTCAATTAATAGTTGTAAAGATAGTAATAatgatttacttatttttcaTTGCTAAATTAGTACTTACACTAATTTAATGCATCTAATGACCGTCTTTTAAAATTAGTATTTAGACTAATTTAATGCATCTAATGAGT
This genomic stretch from Solanum stenotomum isolate F172 chromosome 10, ASM1918654v1, whole genome shotgun sequence harbors:
- the LOC125842102 gene encoding uncharacterized protein LOC125842102, with translation MGALPIVTSTEFKSHCHPSHQIFRLTNYILLSASSSCIFLTLSLRLIPSLYGGLFILLHILTIAGAMPGCTDTATLVGSNNWYAIHMVSTVLTAIFQGSSSVFIFTKSYDFLGELKSYVREENGVVILKLIGGLSILIFCLEWVVLLLAFILRYNAFVEGNNGTNSKQEETLKGYPCPIQV